In the bacterium genome, one interval contains:
- a CDS encoding glutamine--tRNA ligase/YqeY domain fusion protein codes for MTTNNSLPPSNFIRDIIAQDLKDNKNKGRVITRFPPEPNGYLHIGHAKSICLNFGLALENNGNCHLRFDDTNPEKEDIKYVEAIKRDVQWLGFDWGKHLYYASNYFEKLYQYAVQLIKANQAYVCNLNADEIRNYRGTLTSPGKDSPYRDRKIEENLNLFQQMRQGEFEDGFCVLRAKIDMASPNLNMRDPVLYRIKRAEHPRTGKKWCIYPTYDFAHCLSDSIEGITHSICTLEFEDHRPLYDWILDQLDVSCHPKQIEFARLNLNWTVMSKRQLLELVEGGYVSGWDDPRLPTVSGLRRRGYTPEAIRSFCERIGVAKSNSVVDIALLEHCLREDLNLKAPRVMAVLRPLRVVIKNYPEGKVEELEAQNNPEDPQMESRQIPFSKVIYIEKDDFREEPPAGYFRLAPGREVRLKHAYYIKLVEVIKDSRTGEVKELHCTYDPETKGGWSKDGRVVKGTLHWVSEDFALEATVRLCSHLFTIPNLENLEDFKKDLNPNSLEILTSCQVEPSLKEVFPDSKYQFLRHGYFCVDLDSTKERLVFNQTVSLRDSWAKGEKKACQRK; via the coding sequence ATGACCACTAATAACTCTTTGCCACCTTCTAATTTTATTCGAGATATTATTGCTCAAGACTTAAAGGACAATAAGAATAAAGGTAGAGTAATCACTAGGTTTCCGCCAGAACCTAATGGTTATCTTCATATTGGACACGCTAAATCTATTTGCTTAAATTTTGGTCTGGCTTTAGAAAATAATGGTAACTGCCATTTACGATTTGATGATACTAACCCAGAAAAGGAAGATATTAAGTATGTTGAAGCTATAAAAAGAGATGTCCAGTGGCTTGGATTTGATTGGGGAAAGCACTTATACTATGCCTCAAACTATTTTGAAAAATTATATCAATACGCAGTCCAGTTAATTAAAGCTAACCAAGCATATGTTTGTAACTTAAATGCCGATGAGATTAGAAATTATCGGGGTACTTTAACTAGCCCTGGCAAGGATAGTCCTTATCGCGATCGAAAGATCGAAGAAAATTTAAACTTGTTTCAGCAGATGCGACAAGGTGAATTTGAAGATGGTTTTTGCGTCCTTAGAGCTAAGATCGATATGGCTTCTCCCAATTTAAATATGAGAGATCCAGTTCTTTATCGAATAAAACGAGCCGAACATCCGAGGACAGGTAAAAAGTGGTGTATTTATCCTACTTACGACTTTGCTCACTGCCTTTCTGATTCTATCGAAGGAATTACTCATTCTATTTGTACTCTTGAGTTTGAGGACCATCGGCCTTTATACGACTGGATCCTTGACCAATTAGATGTTAGCTGTCATCCTAAACAGATTGAATTTGCCCGTTTAAACTTAAATTGGACCGTGATGAGTAAGCGACAGCTTTTGGAATTGGTAGAAGGTGGATATGTTTCAGGCTGGGATGATCCCCGCCTTCCTACTGTCTCAGGATTACGAAGAAGAGGCTATACCCCAGAGGCTATTAGGAGTTTTTGTGAACGTATTGGCGTAGCTAAAAGTAACAGTGTGGTTGATATAGCCCTGCTCGAGCATTGCCTTCGAGAAGATTTAAATTTAAAAGCCCCCAGGGTGATGGCGGTCTTACGCCCACTGCGGGTGGTCATAAAAAATTACCCGGAAGGCAAGGTAGAAGAATTAGAAGCTCAAAATAATCCCGAAGATCCTCAGATGGAAAGTCGCCAGATTCCTTTTTCTAAGGTAATCTATATCGAAAAAGATGATTTTCGGGAAGAACCACCAGCTGGTTATTTTCGCTTAGCCCCTGGTCGAGAAGTTCGATTAAAGCATGCTTATTATATTAAACTGGTAGAAGTGATTAAAGATAGCCGGACCGGAGAGGTAAAAGAACTCCACTGCACTTATGATCCAGAAACAAAAGGTGGTTGGTCAAAGGATGGACGAGTAGTAAAGGGAACTTTACACTGGGTCTCTGAAGACTTTGCCTTAGAAGCTACGGTTCGTTTATGCAGTCATCTTTTTACCATCCCAAATTTAGAGAACTTAGAAGATTTTAAGAAAGATTTAAATCCTAATTCTTTAGAGATATTGACTTCTTGTCAAGTAGAGCCAAGCTTGAAGGAGGTCTTTCCAGATAGTAAATACCAATTTTTAAGACATGGTTATTTTTGTGTAGATCTTGATTCTACCAAGGAAAGATTAGTTTTTAACCAAACAGTTTCATTGCGGGACAGCTGGGCAAAGGGAGAAAAGAAAGCTTGTCA